One Oryza sativa Japonica Group chromosome 8, ASM3414082v1 DNA window includes the following coding sequences:
- the LOC4344531 gene encoding auxin-induced protein 15A, which produces MAGKLYQLMSRMHLARSRSSSSSAATAAAAAADVPRGHFAVYVGERRKRFVIPTAYLKHPSFVLLLKRVEEEFGFDCHRCGGLTIPCATEGDFASFVAEAIASDDHHHH; this is translated from the coding sequence ATGGCGGGGAAGCTGTACCAGCTGATGTCGAGGATGCACCTGGCGAGgagccggtcgtcgtcgtcgtcggcggcgacggcggcggcggcggcggcggacgtgcCGAGGGGGCATTTCGCGGTGTACGTCGGCGAGAGGCGGAAGCGGTTCGTGATCCCGACGGCTTACCTGAAGCACCCGTCGTTCGTGCTGCTGCTGAagcgggtggaggaggaatTCGGCTTCGACTGCCACCGCTGCGGTGGCCTCACCATCCCCTGCGCCACCGAGGGCGACTTCGCCTCCTTCGTCGCCGAAGCCATCGCCtccgacgaccaccaccaccactag
- the LOC107277215 gene encoding auxin-induced protein 15A, translating into MGGKLQHLMERLHLAGKGGGGGAARDVPRGHFAVYVGEARARFVVPTAYLRQPAFVALLKSVEEEYGFDHCGGGGLTIPCSERDFSALLGRLASSPPPPSWR; encoded by the coding sequence ATGGGAGGTAAGCTGCAGCATCTCATGGAGAGGCTTCACCTGGctgggaagggcggcggcggcggcgcggcgagggacGTGCCGAGGGGACACTTCGCGGTGTACGTCGGCGAGGCTCGGGCGAGGTTCGTGGTGCCGACGGCGTACCTGAGGCAGCCGGCGTTCGTGGCGCTGCTGAAGAGCGTGGAGGAGGAGTACGGCTTCGaccactgcggcggcggcggcctcaccATCCCCTGCTCCGAGCGCGACTTCTCCGCCCTCCtcggccgcctcgcctcctcgccgccgccgccgtcgtggcgtTGA
- the LOC4344534 gene encoding probable adenylate kinase 7, mitochondrial, whose product MAGVLRLAGAARSPLARALAPAARRMGASAAAAMEDEAYWTEWEEEEEKARARESAPVAEMCPTGGGGGGPQWVVMGRPGPQKHAHAARLAEVLAVPYISMGTLVRQELSPASSLYKKIANSVNEGKLVPEDIIFGLLTKRLEEGYNKGETGFILDGIPRTHMQAEILDEIVDIDLVLNFKCADNCFMKRRFGGDICPHCGQLFDFSKTASSDRNPSLGSCTWPSQVQHAAVLGLEDSRMEKMRAYAEQTKLLEDYYRKQRKLMELKTSARPGETWQGLVAALHLQHLDASPTPHKLTM is encoded by the exons ATGGCCGGCGTCCtgcggctcgccggcgccgcgcggtCCCCACTGGCCCGCGCGCTGGCCCCCGCCGCACGGAGGAtgggggcgtcggcggcggcggctatggAGGACGAGGCGTACTGGAccgagtgggaggaggaggaggagaaggcgagggcgcGGGAGTCCGCGCCCGTCGCGGAGATGTgccccaccggcggcggcggcggtggcccgcAGTGGGTGGTGATGGGGAGGCCCGGGCCGCAGAAGCacgcccacgccgcccgcctcgccgagGTGCTCGCCGTGCCGTACATCTCCATGGGGACGCTCGTCAGGCAGGAGCTCAGCCCGGCGTCCTCTCTCTACAAGAAG ATTGCAAATTCGGTGAATGAAGGGAAACTTGTGCCCGAGGACATTATATTTGGATTGCTGACGAAGCGTCTTGAGGAGGGATACAATAAGGGTGAAACTGGATTCATCCTTGATGGGATCCCACGCACTCATATGCAGGCG GAGATTCTCGATGAGATTGTGGATATCGACTTGGTTCTGAACTTCAAATGTGCTGATAACTGTTTTATGAAGAGGCGGTTTGGTGGTGACATCTGCCCCCACTGTGGACAGCTTTTTGATTTTAGCAAAACTGCGTCTTCAGACCGTAATCCGAGCCTTGGGAGCTGTACATGGCCTTCTCAGGTGCAACATGCTGCAGTTTTAGGTCTGGAGGACTCGAGAATGGAGAAGATGCGTGCTTATGCTGAACAG ACCAAGCTACTGGAAGACTACTACAGGAAACAGAGAAAACTTATGGAATTGAAGACATCAGCTCGCCCTGGAGAAACATGGCAGGGACTTGTCGCTGCCCTACATCTCCAGCATCTGGATGCATCCCCGACGCCGCACAAACTCACTATGTAA
- the LOC4344535 gene encoding COP9 signalosome complex subunit 3 has translation METVETLVAHIQGLSGSGEELAHLHNLLRQADGEPLRAHSAALLPFLAQLHPSAHSLGFLYLLEAFASSASNLRAQGGGDFLVTTADFLVSCSAEQIRLAPDKFLSVCRVFKNEVMQLNAPIRGIAPLRAAIRKIQTSSEELTPIHADYLLLCLLAKQYKAGLSVLEDDILEVDQPKDLFLYCYYGGMIYIGLKKFTIALDFLHNAVTVPMSSLNAIAVEAYKKYILVSLIQNGQVPSFPKYTSSTAQRNLKNHAQVYVDLSTCYSKGNYSELEEYIQLNAEKFQSDNNLGLVKQVLSSMYKRNIQRLTQTYLTLSLEDIASSVQLKTPKEAEMHVLRMIEDGEIHATINQKDGMVSFHEDPEQYKSCEMVEHIDSSIQRLMALSKKLSSIDENISCDPAYLMKTGRERGGRFDYDDFDSVPHKYF, from the exons atggagacgGTGGAGACGCTGGTGGCGCACATCCAGGGCCTCTCCGGGAGCGGGGAGGAGCTGGCCCACCTCCACAACCTTCTCCGGCAGGCCGACGGCGAGCCCCTGCGCGCCCactccgccgccctcctccccttcctcgccCAGCTCCACCCGAGCGCCCACTCCCTCGGCTTCCTCTACCTCCT GGAGGCGTTCGCGTCTTCGGCTTCCAACCTGAGGGCGCAGGGCGGCGGGGACTTCCTGGTCACCACGGCCGATTTCCTCGTCTCCTGCTCGGCGGAGCAGATACGCTTGGCGCCTGATAAGT TTCTGAGTGTGTGTAGGGTGTTCAAGAATGAGGTCATGCAGCTCAACGCGCCGATTAGAGGGATTGCCCCTCTGCGGGCGGCAATCCGCAAGATTCAGACTTCGTCTGAAGAGCTGACCCCGATCCATGCGGATTACCTTCTCCTGTGCCTGCTTGCGAAGCAGTACAAGGCTGGCCTAAGCGTCCTGGAAGACGACATACTCGAAGTTGATCAGCCAAAGGACTTATTCCTCTATTGCTACTATGG GGGAATGATATACATTGGGCTGAAGAAGTTCACTATAGCACTGGATTTTCTTCACAAT GCTGTTACCGTCCCAATGTCATCATTGAATGCTATTGCTGTTGAAGCttacaagaaatacatcctaGTTTCGCTCATTCAGAATGGGCAG GTTCCATCATTTCCAAAGTACACATCTTCAACTGCTCAAAGGAACCTCAAAAATCATGCTCAG GTTTATGTTGACCTGTCAACATGCTACAGCAAAGGTAACTACTCTGAATTAGAGGAGTATATCCAGCTGAATGCTGAGAAGTTTCAATCG gacAACAACCTTGGACTTGTGAAGCAAGTGCTCTCCTCAATGTACAAGCGAAACATCCAGAGGTTGACACAGACCTACTTGACTCTTTCGCTTGAGGATATTGCCAGCTCTGTTCAACTTAAAACCCCGAAGGAGGCTGAGATGCATGTGCTTAGGATG ATTGAAGATGGTGAGATCCATGCAACCATAAACCAGAAGGATGGGATGGTCAGCTTTCATGAAGATCCTGAGCAATATAAAAGCTGTGAGATGGTTGAGCATATTGACTCGTCTATTCAAAG GTTGATGGCTTTGTCCAAGAAGCTGTCTTCTATTGATGAGAACATCTCGTGCGATCCTGCATATTTAATGAAG ACTGGAAGAGAGCGTGGTGGAAGATTCGATTACGATGACTTCGACTCAGTTCCGCACAAATATTTTTGA
- the LOC112936168 gene encoding FLUCTUATING-LIGHT-ACCLIMATION protein 1, chloroplastic-like has translation MTWPRLTARFSTAIAAGMRRPPPLHPLARTPCISTPPPPPLTPSLPRPPPGSRLLFWPSRAAAAMAAREGASSSSGSSSSHHEAGGRRSPLELSLLLTAAAGAAVAAAATPRDAHAASGGVMGGRRSSSPSSYCRRTSSSSSSSSSSSSSSSSPSSREDESVISVIVAGAVVVAYGVACVGAYVACGVVYIAAHLLRPRSATTVVKLQVAFRGLTKIIQRDLNGIARKVDTSNRSWDKFMLTETICSLNRHKDICISSSLSADLQKRLLFWGDCWEKHFDKISIEERSKFDEETLYNVQGIKMKKKYLKPGLGKENEYLVLTILLAAEGKLEFPIVRSASDLTTVLGILNSIHANKIEGIQVLWTPQKIGDILPEERLLKDYPYLKPLLKESDSLGVASVTEIEQSNQRSITEGQDSFAVSSVTETMQSNQGSVMQDQYFIEVANVTDVKQSNQESTKEDQDSKQSN, from the exons ATGACGTGGCCTCGGCTCACCGCCCGCTTCTCGACGGCGATCGCCGCCGGTatgcgccgccctccgccgctccATCCCCTCGCGAGAACGCCATGCATCagcacgcctccgccgccgccattgacgccgtcgctgccgcggccgccgcccggaTCCCGCCTCCTGTTCTGGCCcagccgtgcggcggcggccatggcggcgcgcgagggggcctcctcctcctccgggagCAGCAGCTCCCACCATGAGGCCGGCGGAAGGAGAAGCCCTCTCGAGCTCTCCCTGctgctcaccgccgccgccggcgcggcagtcgccgcggcggccacccCGCGAGACGCGCACGCGGCGTCCGGCGGCGTCATGggcggccgccgctcgtcgtcccCATCATCTTACTGCAggaggacgtcgtcgtcgtcgtcatcgtcgtcgtcctcttcgtcgtcgtcgtcgtcgccgtcgtcgcgggAGGACGAGTCCGTCATCTCGGTGATAGTCGCGGGCGCCGTGGTTGTGGCGTACGGCGTGGCTTGCGTTGGGGCTTACGTGGCGTGCGGTGTGGTTTACATCGCCGCTCACCTCCTCCGGCCCAGGTCGGCGACCACCGTCGTTAAGCTCCAG gttGCATTTCGTGGGCTGACAAAAATAATACAGAGGGATCTCAACGGGATTGCTAGGAAGGTGGACACTTCCAACCGGAGTTGGGACAAGTTCATGTTGACCG AGACCATATGCTCCTTGAACCGTCACAAAGATATCTGCATCTCTTCAAGCTTATCG GCTGACTTGCAAAAGAGACTGCTTTTCTGGGGTGATTGCTGGGAGAAACATTTTGATAAAATTTCTATCGAGGAGAGGAGCAAGTTTGATGAAGAAACTCTATACAACGTGCAAGGAATCAAgatgaagaaaaaatatttgaaaccCGGCCTCGGAAAAGAAAACGAGTATCTGGTG TTAACCATTCTTCTTGCTGCTGAGGGAAAATTGGAGTTCCCCATAGTCAGAAGCGCTTCTGATCTGACCACAGTACTGGGAATTCTCAACTCTATACATGCAAACAAAATTGAG GGTATTCAAGTTTTATGGACTCCACAAAAGATAGGTGATATCCTTCCAGAAGAGAGGCTACTAAAGGACTATCCATATCTTAAGCCCTTATTGAAAGAATCCGATTCCCTTGGAGTTGCCAGTGTAACTGAAATCGAGCAATCTAACCAAAGATCTATAACGGAAGGCCAAGATTCCTTTGCAGTTTCTAGTGTGACCGAAACTATGCAGTCTAACCAAGGATCTGTAATGCAAGACCAATATTTTATTGAAGTTGCTAATGTGACTGATGTTAAGCAGTCTAACCAAGAATCTACAAAGGAAGACCAAGATTCTAAGCAGTCCAACTAA
- the LOC136351398 gene encoding FLUCTUATING-LIGHT-ACCLIMATION protein 1, chloroplastic-like has translation MPRAAGLAVAVTVDCIPPPSLLAQSCGHGAATAAAYPRVRGERGRLLPKQGPTDLSLLLLGAAAAVVAAATPRTAHAASGGVMGGRDTSPSPSSYSSSSSSSSSSSPSVRHYHYYPPSPTRSSSPPTPAAHTTSCPICPYVLLAAAVGITIIFLCTLASNQKTTVVKLQVALQALAKTMQKDLNTIAAKVDTTKTASLQIHVNGDDMFLEPSERLLVLFSLIG, from the exons atgccgcgcgccgccggcctcgccgtcgccgtcaccgtcgactgTATTCCGCCGCCATCTCTTCTGGCCCAGTCGTGCGGCcatggcgccgccaccgccgccgcctacccTCGCGTTCGCGGCGAGCGAGGGCGCCTCCTCCCGAAGCAGGGGCCCACTGATCTCTCTCTACTActgctcggcgccgccgccgccgtcgttgcggCGGCCACACCGCGCACCGCGCACGCGGCGTCCGGGGGCGTCATGGGCGGCCGCGACACCTCCCCATCCCCCTCCTCCtactcgtcgtcatcgtcgtcgtcgtcgtcgtcatctccGTCGGTGAGACACTACCACTACTACCCGCCATCACCGAcgaggtcatcatcgccgccgactCCGGCGGCCCATACCACCAGCTGCCCTATATGTCCGTACGTGCtgttggccgccgccgtcggtatcACTATCATCTTTCTCTGCACCTTGGCCAGCAACCAGAAGACTACCGTCGTCAAGCTCCAG GTAGCGTTGCAGGCTCTGGCAAAGACAATGCAAAAGGATCTCAATACGATTGCTGCCAAGGTGGACACTACTAAAACAGCGTCGCTACAAATTCATGTTAACGG AGACGATATGTTCCTTGAACCGTCAGAAAGATTACTGGTTCTCTTCAGCCTTATCG GCTGA
- the LOC4344536 gene encoding FLUCTUATING-LIGHT-ACCLIMATION protein 1, chloroplastic, which yields MAIAARLLSTAPCRSPSSWPLPPSKPYLRFPSAPLLLLLRSPAAASVIHLSPPPVTPLAVACDDRHALPDSDEPRNRNPPDHPAPLLAAAAAAAAAVASPHAALALSGGSMGGCSDTSSSYSSSFSSSSSSDSFSSWSSSSDSWRSSSSSSSSPPKKKKVVVVESADLETHESVGTAASPPPPPPVALTPWEKFWISVAVVLGVGGLVFGLIFLIKRSIPPPRTISVVKLQIALGGVAAAKSFQKDLNRIAERVQGSSRRWYKFILSDTISSLHRHKDYCISTSLSVDIKDSDSWNGHFKKISLEERGKFDEETLSNLEGVKRNKEYSTKMDGSKNEYIVLTILVATDGTMDFPKLITNAADLKVALTKLYSTPETGLEGIHVLWAPQDKDDILSKERMQKDYPYLKPLSV from the exons ATGGCGatcgccgcgcgcctcctctccACAGCGCCATGCCGCTCGCCCTCGTcgtggccgctgccgccgtccaaACCCTACCTCCGCTTCCCCtccgcgccgctcctcctcctcctccggtcacccgccgccgcctcggtgaTCCATCTGAGTCCTCCGCCGGTAACTCCCCTCGCCGTCGCGTGTGATGATCGGCACGCGCTCCCCGACTCGGACGAGCCGCGCAACCGGAACCCACCTGACCATCCCgctccgctgctcgccgccgccgccgccgccgctgccgcggtgGCCAGCCCGCACGCCGCGCTCGCCTTGTCCGGTGGATCCATGGGCGGGTGCTCGGACACCTCATCCTCCtattcctcctccttctcctcctcgtcgtcctccgatTCCTTTTCTTCGTGGTCCTCGAGCAGCGACTCATGGAGgtcatcgtcttcttcctcctcctctccgccgaagaagaagaaggtggtggtggtggagagcgCAGATCTGGAGACTCACGAATCGGTCGGCACGGcggcttctccgccgccgccgcctccggtggCCCTGACCCCGTGGGAGAAGTTCTGGATCAGCGTCGCGGTGGTGCTCGGCGTCGGTGGGCTAGTGTTCGGCCTCATCTTCCTCATCAAGAGAAGCATCCCCCCGCCGAGGACCATCAGTGTGGTCAAGCTTCAG ATTGCATTGGGTGGTGTGGCTGCGGCGAAGTCGTTCCAGAAGGATCTGAACCGGATTGCTGAGAGGGTGCAAGGCTCTAGCCGACGTTGGTACAAGTTCATACTGAGCG ATACCATATCTTCATTGCACCGCCACAAGGATTACTGCATCTCTACAAGCTTATCA GTTGATATAAAAGACAGCGACTCTTGGAATGGTCATTTTAAGAAAATTTCGTTGGAAGAAAGGGGCAAATTTGATGAAGAAACGCTTTCTAATTTGGAAGGCGTTAAGAGAAATAAAGAATACTCTACAAAGATGGATGGGAGCAAAAACGAGTATATAGTG TTAACCATTCTTGTTGCTACGGATGGAACAATGGATTTCCCCAAATTGATCACAAACGCTGCAGATCTGAAAGTTGCTTTGACAAAGCTCTACTCTACACCCGAAACAGGTCTTGAG GGTATTCACGTTTTATGGGCACCTCAAGACAAGGATGATATTCTTTCGAAGGAGAGGATGCAAAAGGATTATCCATATCTGAAGCCCTTGAGTGTCTGA